In Elaeis guineensis isolate ETL-2024a chromosome 1, EG11, whole genome shotgun sequence, a genomic segment contains:
- the LOC105036168 gene encoding flavonoid 3',5'-hydroxylase 1: MHPGEPLVQAADTNSKQHMAIDLFLVASALLCFLLHLALRHFLIRPASTLPLPPGPRGIPVLGALPLVGSTPHSSLARLARRYGPIMYLKMGTCGAVVASSPSAARTFLKAFDAQFANRPPAISAKEVTYGYQNMVFANYGPKWKLLRKLSSLHLLGAKALADWAPVRRAEAAHMLRGMLDAARRVQPVTLPDVLVCAFANIISQITLSLRIFDAQGEESNQYKDMIVELLTGGDLFNIGDFVPCIAWMDLQGVQAKLRRIHKRYDGMVTKLLEAHAASAKQREGKPDFLDVIMANREGEDGETITDVNIKALVFDLFTAGTDTSSIIIEWAMAEMLKNPNILRRAQAEMDGVIGRERKLEESDIPKLPYLQAICKEALRMHPSTPLSLPHFSFDPCEVDGYSIPGNTRLLVNIWAIGRNPDVWEDPLEFKPERFLSGKKAEIDPQGNYFELIPFGAGRRICAGKLVGMVFVHYMLGTLLHSFDWRLPEGQELNMDEKFGLALPKAVPLKAFVSPRLAPAAYL, from the exons ATGCATCCAGGCGAGCCACTAGTCCAGGCCGCGGACACAAACAGCAAGCAGCATATGGCCATCGATCTGTTCCTTGTAGCCAGCGCTCTCCTCTGCTTTCTCCTCCACCTCGCCCTCCGCCACTTCCTCATCAGGCCCGCCTCCACCCTCCCGCTCCCCCCGGGCCCCCGCGGCATCCCCGTCCTTGGCGCCCTACCCCTCGTCGGCTCCACCCCTCACTCCTCCCTCGCCCGCCTCGCCAGGCGCTACGGCCCCATCATGTACCTCAAGATGGGCACATGCGGCGCCGTCGTCGCTTCCTCCCCCTCCGCCGCGCGCACCTTCCTCAAAGCCTTCGATGCTCAGTTCGCCAACCGTCCCCCCGCCATCAGCGCAAAGGAGGTCACGTACGGATACCAGAACATGGTCTTTGCCAACTACGGCCCCAAGTGGAAGCTCCTCCGCAAGCTCTCCAGTCTCCATCTCCTCGGCGCCAAGGCCCTGGCCGACTGGGCACCCGTGCGCCGGGCCGAGGCAGCGCACATGCTCCGCGGCATGCTCGACGCGGCCCGGAGAGTCCAGCCGGTCACGCTGCCCGACGTGCTTGTTTGTGCTTTCGCCAATATAATTAGCCAGATAACGCTGAGCCTGCGCATCTTTGACGCCCAAGGGGAGGAGTCGAACCAGTACAAGGACATGATCGTGGAGCTGTTGACAGGGGGAGATCTGTTTAACATAGGGGACTTCGTGCCGTGCATCGCGTGGATGGACTTGCAGGGAGTGCAGGCGAAACTGAGAAGGATTCACAAGAGGTATGATGGGATGGTGACGAAGCTTTTGGAAGCGCATGCGGCCTCGGCCAAACAACGGGAGGGCAAACCGGACTTCCTGGATGTGATTATGGCGAACAGAGAAGGAGAGGATGGGGAGACCATCACGGATGTAAACATCAAGGCGCTCGTCTTT GATCTGTTCACCGCCGGCACAGACACATCCTCCATCATCATCGAATGGGCCATGGCCGAAATGCTCAAGAACCCCAACATCCTGAGGCGTGCACAAGCCGAGATGGACGGAGTCATCGGCCGCGAGCGCAAACTGGAAGAGTCCGACATACCCAAGCTCCCATATCTTCAAGCAATATGCAAAGAAGCGCTCAGGATGCACCCTTCCACCCCTCTCAGCCTCCCCCACTTCTCCTTCGACCCATGCGAGGTCGACGGCTATTCCATTCCTGGAAACACCCGTCTCCTTGTCAACATCTGGGCTATTGGCAGAAACCCCGACGTGTGGGAGGATCCCCTCGAATTCAAACCGGAGAGGTTCCTAAGCGGCAAGAAGGCGGAGATAGACCCGCAAGGCAACTACTTCGAACTCATACCATTTGGAGCCGGGAGAAGGATTTGTGCCGGCAAACTGGTGGGAATGGTGTTCGTCCACTATATGCTAGGCACGTTGCTGCACTCCTTCGACTGGAGGCTTCCCGAAGGACAGGAGCTTAACATGGACGAGAAGTTTGGCCTGGCTCTCCCTAAGGCCGTCCCTCTCAAAGCCTTTGTGAGTCCCCGGTTGGCACCAGCGGCCTATCTGTGA